The proteins below come from a single Campylobacter sp. CCUG 57310 genomic window:
- the dnaE gene encoding DNA polymerase III subunit alpha, which produces MSDFTHLHLHTEYSLLDGANKIKELAKTLKKQGVSSVAITDHGNMFGAIDFYKTMKGEGIKPIIGIEAYIHNSEDVGDKSSKQRFHLCLFAKNEIGYKNLMYLSSMSYIEGFYYYPRINKKLLREHSEGVICSSACLQGEVNWHLNESERNLRYGAGGYEKALEVAREYKEIFGEDFYLEIMRHGIGDQRRIDDQILRIAKELDIKIIATNDTHYTFQQRADAHEVFMCIAMNKLLDDPNRLRHSVHEFYVKTPAQMSELFADIPEAIANTQEIAEKCNLEIKLGDATPPNFKFTLECAAERGLSLPEPDNRYSFANDSVFFEYECRNGLAERLKFVPEEKHEEYKKRLEVEIDIINKMNFPGYMMIVWDFIREAKKRGVPVGPGRGSAAGSLVAYSLRITDIDPIPYNLLFERFLNPERVSMPDIDVDFCQDRRGEIIDYVIEKYGKFNVAQVITFGKLLAKGVIRDVARVCNMPYAEADAMAKLIPDELGITLEGAFEKEPKIKELIDKNANAARIWKFALDLEGLNRNAGMHAAGVVISNEELWNKTPLFRQPNSAEDHFVTQYSLKYLEDVDLIKFDFLGLKTLTVINNAIKLIKNRFGKDIIWETIDINDKKTYEIIQSGQAIGLFQVEGEGMRKLGFSLKPDCFDDIIAMVALYRPGPMDLIPDFVARKHKEAEITYIFPELEPILAPTYGVIVYQEQVMQIVQTIGGFSLGGADLVRRAMGKKIKEEMDRLKGQFVEGAITKGLNGTKADELFEMILKFASYGFNKSHAAAYAMIIFQTAYLKTYYPAEFMAALLTSEEDNADKIAKYIDETKRMNISILPPCINRSMQEFSVVSENGSDAIIYGLGAIKGVGGAAIENIIEERKNGEFKELDDFVSRIDSFRVNRRVVESLIKSGAFDTFGFTRKMMFNNLDNIMEACKSAAQIKKNSAESLFGEDESMNNVKVNLLADDTEFELKERLLYERDSVGIYLSGHPLQDFKAQIDEISYTLSSEFESVGESAELLVVGKIEDISTRIAKNSGKKIGTLNVLDFHGNIEITLFDRELAELEKLGNAVYETPYAFKINFSRDGQFNRIRLIEMVSLEDAKDMNFKARTFKKRNFNGNGSYQNGSNGSNLKEKPRNLTPLELNLDMVSLSKDMITNIYRLAQQDHRNGVEKNNKSLIIKIANPAQNQILVYNTEFVVSDNFEEKVNSLAV; this is translated from the coding sequence ATGAGCGATTTTACACATTTACATCTGCATACCGAATACTCCTTGCTTGACGGAGCCAACAAGATAAAAGAGCTTGCCAAAACGCTTAAAAAACAAGGCGTAAGCTCGGTAGCAATAACAGATCATGGAAATATGTTTGGCGCAATTGATTTTTACAAGACGATGAAGGGCGAGGGCATAAAGCCTATAATCGGCATAGAAGCTTATATACACAACAGCGAAGATGTCGGAGATAAGAGCTCTAAGCAGCGCTTTCACCTGTGTCTTTTTGCTAAAAACGAGATCGGCTATAAAAATTTGATGTATCTAAGCTCAATGAGCTATATAGAGGGCTTTTACTATTATCCGCGTATCAATAAAAAACTATTAAGAGAGCATAGCGAGGGCGTGATATGTAGCTCCGCATGCCTTCAAGGCGAAGTAAATTGGCATCTAAACGAAAGCGAACGAAATTTGCGCTACGGAGCGGGCGGATATGAAAAAGCGCTTGAAGTGGCGCGCGAGTATAAGGAAATTTTCGGTGAGGACTTTTATCTTGAGATCATGCGCCACGGTATCGGTGATCAGCGCAGGATTGATGATCAAATTTTGCGTATAGCAAAAGAGCTTGACATAAAGATAATCGCCACTAACGATACACACTATACGTTCCAGCAAAGAGCCGACGCGCACGAAGTTTTCATGTGTATCGCGATGAACAAACTGCTTGATGATCCAAACCGCTTGCGCCATAGCGTGCATGAGTTTTACGTTAAGACTCCTGCTCAGATGAGCGAGCTTTTTGCCGATATCCCCGAAGCTATAGCAAACACGCAAGAGATTGCAGAAAAATGCAATCTTGAGATAAAGCTTGGCGACGCTACACCGCCAAATTTTAAATTTACTCTTGAATGCGCAGCCGAGCGAGGACTAAGTCTGCCGGAGCCTGATAATCGCTACAGCTTTGCAAACGACTCGGTATTTTTTGAGTATGAGTGCAGAAACGGTCTTGCCGAGCGGCTTAAATTTGTGCCTGAAGAAAAGCACGAAGAGTATAAAAAGCGCCTTGAAGTTGAGATAGATATCATAAATAAGATGAATTTTCCGGGCTACATGATGATCGTTTGGGATTTTATAAGGGAGGCTAAGAAGCGCGGCGTGCCGGTGGGTCCGGGACGTGGTTCTGCTGCCGGAAGCTTGGTGGCGTATAGTCTTAGGATAACGGATATCGATCCCATACCTTACAACTTGCTTTTTGAGAGGTTTTTAAATCCCGAGCGCGTAAGCATGCCCGATATTGACGTGGATTTTTGTCAGGATAGAAGAGGCGAGATAATTGATTATGTGATCGAAAAATACGGTAAATTTAACGTAGCTCAGGTTATAACGTTTGGTAAATTGCTTGCAAAAGGCGTCATCCGCGATGTTGCACGGGTTTGCAATATGCCTTATGCCGAGGCTGACGCGATGGCAAAGCTCATACCTGACGAGCTTGGCATAACTCTTGAGGGTGCTTTTGAAAAAGAACCAAAAATAAAAGAGCTCATCGATAAAAACGCAAATGCGGCTAGAATTTGGAAATTTGCACTTGACTTGGAGGGGTTAAACCGCAACGCAGGCATGCATGCGGCGGGAGTTGTTATCTCAAATGAAGAGCTTTGGAATAAGACTCCGCTATTTCGCCAGCCAAATAGCGCGGAAGATCACTTTGTAACGCAATATAGTCTAAAATATCTTGAGGATGTGGATCTTATCAAATTTGACTTCCTTGGACTTAAAACCCTAACGGTTATTAATAACGCTATAAAGCTTATCAAAAATCGCTTTGGTAAAGATATTATTTGGGAGACGATTGATATAAACGATAAAAAAACTTATGAGATTATTCAAAGCGGACAAGCGATAGGACTCTTTCAAGTGGAAGGTGAGGGTATGCGTAAGCTTGGCTTTAGCCTAAAGCCTGACTGTTTTGATGACATTATCGCGATGGTTGCACTTTATCGTCCTGGGCCTATGGATCTTATTCCTGATTTTGTTGCAAGGAAGCATAAAGAAGCCGAGATAACATATATTTTCCCGGAACTTGAGCCTATTTTAGCCCCTACTTACGGCGTTATCGTATATCAGGAGCAGGTTATGCAGATAGTTCAAACCATAGGCGGATTTAGTCTTGGAGGTGCAGACTTGGTGCGCCGTGCAATGGGTAAAAAGATAAAAGAGGAGATGGATAGGCTTAAAGGGCAGTTCGTAGAAGGTGCGATTACAAAGGGGCTAAACGGAACAAAGGCTGACGAGCTCTTTGAGATGATTTTGAAATTTGCCTCTTACGGATTTAACAAATCGCATGCCGCAGCTTATGCGATGATAATCTTTCAAACTGCATACCTAAAGACCTATTATCCTGCCGAATTTATGGCGGCGTTGCTAACGAGCGAGGAGGATAACGCGGATAAAATCGCAAAATACATCGACGAAACAAAGCGTATGAACATATCCATACTTCCACCTTGTATAAATCGCTCTATGCAAGAATTTAGCGTTGTTAGCGAAAACGGAAGCGACGCTATTATTTACGGTCTTGGAGCGATTAAAGGCGTTGGCGGTGCAGCGATAGAAAATATTATTGAGGAGCGTAAAAATGGAGAATTTAAAGAGCTTGACGATTTTGTTTCCCGTATAGACAGCTTTAGGGTAAATAGAAGAGTTGTTGAAAGCCTCATAAAATCAGGTGCTTTTGATACTTTTGGCTTTACTAGAAAGATGATGTTTAATAACCTTGATAATATAATGGAAGCTTGCAAAAGCGCTGCGCAGATTAAGAAAAATAGCGCAGAAAGCCTCTTTGGCGAAGATGAGAGCATGAATAACGTGAAGGTAAATTTGCTGGCGGACGATACGGAATTTGAGCTAAAAGAGAGGCTTTTATACGAAAGAGATAGCGTGGGAATTTATCTTTCGGGTCATCCTTTGCAGGACTTTAAGGCGCAAATTGACGAGATAAGCTATACTTTAAGCTCGGAATTTGAAAGTGTCGGCGAGAGTGCGGAGCTGCTTGTGGTTGGAAAGATCGAAGATATCAGCACGAGGATAGCTAAAAATAGCGGCAAGAAAATCGGCACTTTAAACGTGCTTGATTTTCACGGAAATATCGAAATAACGCTATTTGATCGCGAACTTGCCGAGCTTGAAAAGCTTGGAAATGCAGTTTATGAGACTCCTTACGCCTTTAAGATAAACTTCTCTCGAGACGGACAGTTCAACCGCATAAGGCTTATAGAGATGGTTAGTCTTGAGGACGCTAAGGATATGAATTTTAAGGCGCGAACCTTTAAGAAGCGAAATTTTAACGGCAACGGAAGTTATCAAAACGGCTCTAACGGCTCAAATTTAAAAGAAAAGCCTAGAAATTTAACACCGCTTGAGCTCAATTTGGACATGGTAAGCCTTAGCAAGGATATGATAACAAATATCTACCGCCTAGCTCAGCAAGATCACCGCAATGGAGTTGAAAAGAACAATAAAAGTCTAATCATCAAGATAGCTAACCCCGCGCAAAATCAAATTTTAGTTTATAACACGGAATTTGTAGTAAGCGATAATTTTGAAGAAAAGGTAAATAGCTTAGCAGTATAA